From the Malus domestica chromosome 17, GDT2T_hap1 genome, one window contains:
- the LOC103417053 gene encoding uncharacterized protein isoform X4: MAEEGDAFYVVRKGNVIGIYKNFMDCQSQAGSSVCNPSVSVFKGHCLPKEAEEYLVSHGLKNASYTISASDVKDDDLFGKLVACPYQPDSPAKDSPPKRSHEVAGATAFPISQTQRKHFKSDDQPEALENSSSCPDSSIVKSDAKDSPPRGLQDMIGSTPFPTSQRKHFTPDNYIENLGISSFCQTCMLEFDGASKGNPGQSGAGAVLRAEDGSAVYRLREGVGIATNNVAEYRAVILGLKYALEKGYKHIRVKGDSKLVCMQVQGLWKTKNPNMVDLCEVAKELKDMFTSFEINHVLREYNSEADVQANQAINLRDGQVEVDWNGK, translated from the exons ATGGCGGAAGAAGGTGATGCTTTTTATGTTGTTCGGAAGGGCAACGTCATTGGCATTTACAAAAACTTTATGGATTGCCAAAGCCAAGCCGGTTCTTCG gtaTGCAATCCTTCTGTAAGTGTGTTCAAAGGCCACTGTTTGCCTAAGGAGGCTGAGGAGTACCTCGTCTCGCACGGCCTTAAGAATGCTTCTTATACTATCAGTGCCAGTGATGTGAAAGATGACGATCTTTTTGGAAAGCTCGTTGCTTGTCCTTACCAG CCAGATTCTCCTGCCAAGGACTCACCGCCAAAGAGATCGCATGAGGTGGCCGGCGCTACTGCATTCCCAATCTCTCAGACTCAGAGAAAGCATTTCAAATCTGATGATCAACCTGAAGCTCTTGAAAATTCATCCAGTTGT CCAGATTCTTCTATAGTAAAATCAGATGCTAAGGACTCACCACCTAGGGGATTGCAGGACATGATTGGATCTACTCCATTCCCAACATCTCAGAGGAAGCATTTCACACCGGATAACTACATTGAAAATCTAggaatttcttctttttgt CAAACATGTATGCTTGAGTTTGATGGTGCTTCAAAAGGAAATCCTGGACAATCTGGTGCAGGAGCTGTGCTACGAGCTGAAGACGGAAGCGCT GTGTACCGCTTGCGTGAAGGGGTGGGAATTGCAACAAATAACGTTGCAGAATATCGAGCTGTAATTTTGGGATTGAAATATGCTCTTGAGAAGGGATATAAACACATTCGGGTTAAAGGAGACTCTAAACTTGTCTGCATGCAG GTCCAAGGTCTCTGGAAAACAAAAAATCCGAACATGGTTGACCTGTGTGAAGTGGCCAAGGAGCTGAAAGACATGTTTACGTCATTTGAGATCAATCATGTTCTTAGG GAATACAATTCTGAGGCTGACGTTCAAGCAAATCAAGCAATAAATCTTCGAG ATGGACAAGTTGAAGTGGATTGGAATGGGAAGTAG
- the LOC103417053 gene encoding uncharacterized protein isoform X5 — protein sequence MAEEGDAFYVVRKGNVIGIYKNFMDCQSQAGSSVCNPSVSVFKGHCLPKEAEEYLVSHGLKNASYTISASDVKDDDLFGKLVACPYQQPDSPAKDSPPKRSHEVAGATAFPISQTQRKHFKSDDQPEALENSSSCDMIGSTPFPTSQRKHFTPDNYIENLGISSFCQTCMLEFDGASKGNPGQSGAGAVLRAEDGSAVYRLREGVGIATNNVAEYRAVILGLKYALEKGYKHIRVKGDSKLVCMQVQGLWKTKNPNMVDLCEVAKELKDMFTSFEINHVLREYNSEADVQANQAINLRDGQVEVDWNGK from the exons ATGGCGGAAGAAGGTGATGCTTTTTATGTTGTTCGGAAGGGCAACGTCATTGGCATTTACAAAAACTTTATGGATTGCCAAAGCCAAGCCGGTTCTTCG gtaTGCAATCCTTCTGTAAGTGTGTTCAAAGGCCACTGTTTGCCTAAGGAGGCTGAGGAGTACCTCGTCTCGCACGGCCTTAAGAATGCTTCTTATACTATCAGTGCCAGTGATGTGAAAGATGACGATCTTTTTGGAAAGCTCGTTGCTTGTCCTTACCAG CAGCCAGATTCTCCTGCCAAGGACTCACCGCCAAAGAGATCGCATGAGGTGGCCGGCGCTACTGCATTCCCAATCTCTCAGACTCAGAGAAAGCATTTCAAATCTGATGATCAACCTGAAGCTCTTGAAAATTCATCCAGTTGT GACATGATTGGATCTACTCCATTCCCAACATCTCAGAGGAAGCATTTCACACCGGATAACTACATTGAAAATCTAggaatttcttctttttgt CAAACATGTATGCTTGAGTTTGATGGTGCTTCAAAAGGAAATCCTGGACAATCTGGTGCAGGAGCTGTGCTACGAGCTGAAGACGGAAGCGCT GTGTACCGCTTGCGTGAAGGGGTGGGAATTGCAACAAATAACGTTGCAGAATATCGAGCTGTAATTTTGGGATTGAAATATGCTCTTGAGAAGGGATATAAACACATTCGGGTTAAAGGAGACTCTAAACTTGTCTGCATGCAG GTCCAAGGTCTCTGGAAAACAAAAAATCCGAACATGGTTGACCTGTGTGAAGTGGCCAAGGAGCTGAAAGACATGTTTACGTCATTTGAGATCAATCATGTTCTTAGG GAATACAATTCTGAGGCTGACGTTCAAGCAAATCAAGCAATAAATCTTCGAG ATGGACAAGTTGAAGTGGATTGGAATGGGAAGTAG
- the LOC114822775 gene encoding proline-rich extensin-like protein EPR1: MAFKSTLLFATILLVTTRVSSQAQGYQEKDAKIIDWLFPWIDFGWDDDPPPHWHQKPPTPSPPPPSPKAQPPPPPPSPKAQPPPPPPSPTAQPPSPPPLPPPPVAAPSRAPTPAPKKAPTLVPPVKTPPPRSKGDSDVNGLPITPFTPVPPVIPLIPSVDPKSSSPPSTNTESNPNTTATPPPPSTHQCTCTPPIPVINNPNPNRNPQFKAPPAPPSPIKSPSTPLSPPVKTSPPPATPPPSPTQKKTSPPPRWRKKIPRPPPPPVSKEEEDDEAPAPSPKPMIKAPAPRPNLMGKAPPPKPNLGQKAPAPHAKKKRLPLPPPRRKKALPPLPPPSEQEEETSVSLPFKDDAVLAPSLKQLRKAPAPNPNTTATLPPPSTRQCTCTPPVPVINNPNPNRNPQFKSPPAPPSPVKSPSTPRSSPVKTSPPPATQKKATPPPSPTQKKISPPPRQRKKIPRPPPPPPSKEEEDDEPPAPSPKPLTKAPTPRPNLVGKTPPLKPNLVPKAPPPKPNLRWKTPAPHAKKKRLPSPPPRMKKALPSLPPPSEQEEDKDTPVSLPFKEDAVLAPSLKHLRKAPAPALDLVSKGPPKIIALSPGVVALATRSPKIIAPPP; encoded by the exons ATGGCTTTCAAATCTACGCTCTTGTTTGCCACTATTCTCTTAGTTACTACAAGG GTTTCATCTCAAGCTCAAGGTTATCAAGAGAAAGACGCCAAAATCATTGACTGG CTATTTCCATGGATCGACTTTGGTTGGGATGATGATCCACCTCCACATTGGCACCAGAAACCGCCAACACCGTCTCCACCACCGCCGTCACCAAAAGCACAACCTCCACCGCCGCCACCATCACCAAAAGCACAACCTCCACCGCCGCCACCATCACCAACAGCACAGCCTCCATCGCCTCCACCGCTTCCACCGCCTCCAGTAGCTGCGCCGAGTCGTGCACCCACACCCGCTCCCAAAAAGGCACCTACTCTTGTGCCCCCAGTCAAGACCCCTCCGCCTCGGAGCAAGGGCGACAGTGATGTTAACGGGCTTCCTATTACACCGTTCACTCCAGTACCACCAGTCATTCCATTGATTCCGTCTGTCGACCCAAAGAGTTCCAGTCCTCCCAGCACCAACACCGAATCCAACCCCAACACCACCGCAACCCCTCCACCACCAAGCACACATCAATGCACGTGCACTCCTCCAATTCCAGTAATTAACAACCCTAACCCGAATCGTAATCCTCAATTCAAGGCCCCGCCGGCACCACCCTCTCCAATCAAATCGCCAAGTACTCCACTATCTCCTCCAGTGAAGACCTCGCCTCCGCCAGCAACTCCTCCACCATCACCAACTCAAAAGAAGACATCTCCTCCACCTCGTTGGAGAAAGAAGATTCCGCGTCCTCCACCACCACCCGTGTCAAAGGAGGAAGAGGACGATGAGGCTCCGGCTCCATCACCTAAACCTATGATCAAAGCACCAGCTCCGAGGCCTAATCTGATGGGGAAAGCACCTCCTCCAAAACCTAATCTGGGGCAGAAAGCACCGGCCCCACATGCGAAGAAGAAGAGACTGCCTTTGCCACCACCTCGGAGGAAGAAGGCACTGCCTCCACTACCACCACCATCCGAGCAGGAGGAGGAAACTTCGGTTTCCTTGCCTTTCAAAGATGACGCAGTTTTGGCTCCTTCACTTAAACAACTGAGGAAAGCACCCGCTCCCAACCCCAACACCACCGCAACCCTTCCACCACCAAGCACACGTCAATGCACGTGCACTCCTCCTGTTCCAGTAATTaacaaccctaaccctaatcgTAATCCTCAGTTCAAGTCCCCACCGGCACCACCCTCTCCCGTCAAATCGCCAAGTACTCCACGGTCTTCACCAGTGAAGACCTCGCCTCCGCCAGCAACTCAGAAGAAGGCAACTCCTCCACCATCACCAACTCAGAAGAAGATATCTCCTCCACCTCGTCAAAGAAAGAAGATACCGCGTCCTCCGCCACCACCCCCGTCAAAGGAGGAAGAGGACGATGAACCTCCGGCTCCCTCACCTAAGCCTCTGACCAAAGCACCAACTCCGAGGCCTAATCTGGTGGGGAAAACACCTCCTCTAAAACCTAATCTGGTGCCGAAAGCACCTCCTCCAAAACCTAATCTGAGGTGGAAAACACCGGCCCCACATGCGAAGAAGAAGAGACTGCCTTCACCACCGCCTCGGATGAAGAAGGCACTGCCTTCACTACCACCACCATCCGAGCAGGAGGAGGATAAGGATACTCCGGTTTCCTTGCCTTTCAAAGAAGACGCAGTTTTGGCTCCTTCACTTAAACATCTGAGGAAAGCACCCGCTCCGGCGCTTGATTTAGTGTCAAAAGGACCTCCTAAGATCATAGCACTCTCTCCTGGTGTGGTAGCACTGGCAACACGATCTCCTAAGATCATAGCACCCCCTCCATAA
- the LOC103417053 gene encoding uncharacterized protein isoform X3 yields MAEEGDAFYVVRKGNVIGIYKNFMDCQSQAGSSVCNPSVSVFKGHCLPKEAEEYLVSHGLKNASYTISASDVKDDDLFGKLVACPYQPDSPAKDSPPKRSHEVAGATAFPISQTQRKHFKSDDQPEALENSSSCQPDSSIVKSDAKDSPPRGLQDMIGSTPFPTSQRKHFTPDNYIENLGISSFCQTCMLEFDGASKGNPGQSGAGAVLRAEDGSAVYRLREGVGIATNNVAEYRAVILGLKYALEKGYKHIRVKGDSKLVCMQVQGLWKTKNPNMVDLCEVAKELKDMFTSFEINHVLREYNSEADVQANQAINLRDGQVEVDWNGK; encoded by the exons ATGGCGGAAGAAGGTGATGCTTTTTATGTTGTTCGGAAGGGCAACGTCATTGGCATTTACAAAAACTTTATGGATTGCCAAAGCCAAGCCGGTTCTTCG gtaTGCAATCCTTCTGTAAGTGTGTTCAAAGGCCACTGTTTGCCTAAGGAGGCTGAGGAGTACCTCGTCTCGCACGGCCTTAAGAATGCTTCTTATACTATCAGTGCCAGTGATGTGAAAGATGACGATCTTTTTGGAAAGCTCGTTGCTTGTCCTTACCAG CCAGATTCTCCTGCCAAGGACTCACCGCCAAAGAGATCGCATGAGGTGGCCGGCGCTACTGCATTCCCAATCTCTCAGACTCAGAGAAAGCATTTCAAATCTGATGATCAACCTGAAGCTCTTGAAAATTCATCCAGTTGT CAGCCAGATTCTTCTATAGTAAAATCAGATGCTAAGGACTCACCACCTAGGGGATTGCAGGACATGATTGGATCTACTCCATTCCCAACATCTCAGAGGAAGCATTTCACACCGGATAACTACATTGAAAATCTAggaatttcttctttttgt CAAACATGTATGCTTGAGTTTGATGGTGCTTCAAAAGGAAATCCTGGACAATCTGGTGCAGGAGCTGTGCTACGAGCTGAAGACGGAAGCGCT GTGTACCGCTTGCGTGAAGGGGTGGGAATTGCAACAAATAACGTTGCAGAATATCGAGCTGTAATTTTGGGATTGAAATATGCTCTTGAGAAGGGATATAAACACATTCGGGTTAAAGGAGACTCTAAACTTGTCTGCATGCAG GTCCAAGGTCTCTGGAAAACAAAAAATCCGAACATGGTTGACCTGTGTGAAGTGGCCAAGGAGCTGAAAGACATGTTTACGTCATTTGAGATCAATCATGTTCTTAGG GAATACAATTCTGAGGCTGACGTTCAAGCAAATCAAGCAATAAATCTTCGAG ATGGACAAGTTGAAGTGGATTGGAATGGGAAGTAG
- the LOC103416979 gene encoding gibberellin-regulated protein 14-like: protein MASKTVLLLFATVLLFTARASSLDDHEELAIKSTYGNAPAPQPLVKAPSPPLAKPPCPPLAKPPSPLYTKPPSPVSPPVKPPTPVSPPVMPPTYPPLPPVRSKSDCVPLCEKRCMQHSRKRPCMRACTACCDRCRCVPPGTFGNEEKCGQ from the exons ATGGCTTCCAAAACCGTGCTCCTTCTCTTTGCAACTGTTCTCCTTTTCACTGCTAGG GCTTCATCACTTGATGATCATGAGGAACTCGCGATTAAG TCTACTTATGGCAATGCACCAGCGCCACAACCTCTGGTCAAGGCACCCAGTCCACCCCTTGCCAAGCCACCGTGTCCACCACTAGCCAAGCCACCATCTCCACTATATACCAAACCTCCATCTCCTGTCAGCCCCCCAGTGAAGCCACCAACTCCTGTCAGTCCCCCAGTGATGCCACCCACTTACCCACCACTTCCCCCGGTCAGGTCCAAATCAG ATTGCGTCCCATTGTGTGAGAAGAGGTGCATGCAGCATTCAAGGAAGAGGCCGTGCATGAGAGCTTGCACGGCATGCTGCGACCGCTGCCGCTGCGTTCCTCCGGGAACATTCGGCAACGAGGAAAAATGCGGCCAGTGA
- the LOC103432037 gene encoding uncharacterized protein: MATVSASTFSPIPSFRTPNHSHSLGIPIPSPTVSFRNVSASFQRLTHKDRRFWRPTILKAVEEETPIPAEEEAAVSSEQPEQPVSVPVSPSDTLTMVFQADGTMSDAAIPSVTKALQETEGITNLKVEVIEGIATVELTKQTTVQATGVASSLVETIQSKGFKLQTLNLSFDEEEEVAAV; the protein is encoded by the exons ATGGCCACCGTTTCAGCCTCCACATTCTCTCCTATCCCATCCTTCCGCACTCCAAACCATTCCCATTCCCTCGGGATTCCGATTCCCTCTCCAACCGTCTCGTTTCGGAACGTTTCCGCCTCTTTCCAGCGGTTGACGCACAAGGACCGCCGGTTCTGGAGACCCACAATTCTGAAGGCCGTCGAAGAGGAAACCCCAATTCCAGCTGAAGAAGAAGCAGCGGTCAGCAGCGAGCAGCCGGAGCAGCCCGTTTCGGTCCCCGTTTCGCCCTCCGATACTCTCACCATGGTTTTCCAG GCAGATGGAACGATGAGTGATGCGGCTATCCCATCAGTAACCAAAGCCTTACAG GAAACTGAAGGCATTACCAACTTAAAAGTTGAAGTCATTGAGGGTATTGCAACTGTTGAG TTGACGAAACAGACGACTGTACAAGCTACCGGGGTGGCTTCCAGTTTGGTGGAGACCATACAGAGTAAAGGATTTAAGCTACAAACATTGAATTTAAGCTTTGATGAGGAAGAGGAAGTTGCTGCTGTCTGA
- the LOC103417053 gene encoding uncharacterized protein isoform X6, with protein sequence MAEEGDAFYVVRKGNVIGIYKNFMDCQSQAGSSVCNPSVSVFKGHCLPKEAEEYLVSHGLKNASYTISASDVKDDDLFGKLVACPYQPDSPAKDSPPKRSHEVAGATAFPISQTQRKHFKSDDQPEALENSSSCDMIGSTPFPTSQRKHFTPDNYIENLGISSFCQTCMLEFDGASKGNPGQSGAGAVLRAEDGSAVYRLREGVGIATNNVAEYRAVILGLKYALEKGYKHIRVKGDSKLVCMQVQGLWKTKNPNMVDLCEVAKELKDMFTSFEINHVLREYNSEADVQANQAINLRDGQVEVDWNGK encoded by the exons ATGGCGGAAGAAGGTGATGCTTTTTATGTTGTTCGGAAGGGCAACGTCATTGGCATTTACAAAAACTTTATGGATTGCCAAAGCCAAGCCGGTTCTTCG gtaTGCAATCCTTCTGTAAGTGTGTTCAAAGGCCACTGTTTGCCTAAGGAGGCTGAGGAGTACCTCGTCTCGCACGGCCTTAAGAATGCTTCTTATACTATCAGTGCCAGTGATGTGAAAGATGACGATCTTTTTGGAAAGCTCGTTGCTTGTCCTTACCAG CCAGATTCTCCTGCCAAGGACTCACCGCCAAAGAGATCGCATGAGGTGGCCGGCGCTACTGCATTCCCAATCTCTCAGACTCAGAGAAAGCATTTCAAATCTGATGATCAACCTGAAGCTCTTGAAAATTCATCCAGTTGT GACATGATTGGATCTACTCCATTCCCAACATCTCAGAGGAAGCATTTCACACCGGATAACTACATTGAAAATCTAggaatttcttctttttgt CAAACATGTATGCTTGAGTTTGATGGTGCTTCAAAAGGAAATCCTGGACAATCTGGTGCAGGAGCTGTGCTACGAGCTGAAGACGGAAGCGCT GTGTACCGCTTGCGTGAAGGGGTGGGAATTGCAACAAATAACGTTGCAGAATATCGAGCTGTAATTTTGGGATTGAAATATGCTCTTGAGAAGGGATATAAACACATTCGGGTTAAAGGAGACTCTAAACTTGTCTGCATGCAG GTCCAAGGTCTCTGGAAAACAAAAAATCCGAACATGGTTGACCTGTGTGAAGTGGCCAAGGAGCTGAAAGACATGTTTACGTCATTTGAGATCAATCATGTTCTTAGG GAATACAATTCTGAGGCTGACGTTCAAGCAAATCAAGCAATAAATCTTCGAG ATGGACAAGTTGAAGTGGATTGGAATGGGAAGTAG
- the LOC103417053 gene encoding uncharacterized protein isoform X2 — translation MAEEGDAFYVVRKGNVIGIYKNFMDCQSQAGSSVCNPSVSVFKGHCLPKEAEEYLVSHGLKNASYTISASDVKDDDLFGKLVACPYQQPDSPAKDSPPKRSHEVAGATAFPISQTQRKHFKSDDQPEALENSSSCPDSSIVKSDAKDSPPRGLQDMIGSTPFPTSQRKHFTPDNYIENLGISSFCQTCMLEFDGASKGNPGQSGAGAVLRAEDGSAVYRLREGVGIATNNVAEYRAVILGLKYALEKGYKHIRVKGDSKLVCMQVQGLWKTKNPNMVDLCEVAKELKDMFTSFEINHVLREYNSEADVQANQAINLRDGQVEVDWNGK, via the exons ATGGCGGAAGAAGGTGATGCTTTTTATGTTGTTCGGAAGGGCAACGTCATTGGCATTTACAAAAACTTTATGGATTGCCAAAGCCAAGCCGGTTCTTCG gtaTGCAATCCTTCTGTAAGTGTGTTCAAAGGCCACTGTTTGCCTAAGGAGGCTGAGGAGTACCTCGTCTCGCACGGCCTTAAGAATGCTTCTTATACTATCAGTGCCAGTGATGTGAAAGATGACGATCTTTTTGGAAAGCTCGTTGCTTGTCCTTACCAG CAGCCAGATTCTCCTGCCAAGGACTCACCGCCAAAGAGATCGCATGAGGTGGCCGGCGCTACTGCATTCCCAATCTCTCAGACTCAGAGAAAGCATTTCAAATCTGATGATCAACCTGAAGCTCTTGAAAATTCATCCAGTTGT CCAGATTCTTCTATAGTAAAATCAGATGCTAAGGACTCACCACCTAGGGGATTGCAGGACATGATTGGATCTACTCCATTCCCAACATCTCAGAGGAAGCATTTCACACCGGATAACTACATTGAAAATCTAggaatttcttctttttgt CAAACATGTATGCTTGAGTTTGATGGTGCTTCAAAAGGAAATCCTGGACAATCTGGTGCAGGAGCTGTGCTACGAGCTGAAGACGGAAGCGCT GTGTACCGCTTGCGTGAAGGGGTGGGAATTGCAACAAATAACGTTGCAGAATATCGAGCTGTAATTTTGGGATTGAAATATGCTCTTGAGAAGGGATATAAACACATTCGGGTTAAAGGAGACTCTAAACTTGTCTGCATGCAG GTCCAAGGTCTCTGGAAAACAAAAAATCCGAACATGGTTGACCTGTGTGAAGTGGCCAAGGAGCTGAAAGACATGTTTACGTCATTTGAGATCAATCATGTTCTTAGG GAATACAATTCTGAGGCTGACGTTCAAGCAAATCAAGCAATAAATCTTCGAG ATGGACAAGTTGAAGTGGATTGGAATGGGAAGTAG
- the LOC103416977 gene encoding gibberellin-regulated protein 14-like yields MASKTMLLLFATVLLFTARASSLDDHEELKIKVTYVKAPAPQPLVKAPAPPPLVVKAPSPPLSKPPSPPLAKPPSPPYTKPPTPVRPPVKPPTPVSPPVMPPTYPPLPPVRSKADCIPLCDKRCMLHSRKRVCMRACMTCCDRCRCVPPGTFGNQERCGKCYTDMVTHGNRTKCP; encoded by the exons ATGGCTTCCAAAACCATGCTCCTTCTCTTTGCAACTGTTCTCCTTTTCACTGCTAGG GCTTCATCACTTGACGATCATGAGGAGCTCAAGATTAAG GTTACTTATGTCAAGGCACCAGCTCCACAACCTCTAGTCAAGGCTCCAGCTCCGCCGCCTCTTGTGGTCAAGGCACCCAGTCCACCACTTTCCAAGCCACCGTCTCCACCACTTGCCAAGCCACCATCTCCACCATATACCAAGCCACCAACTCCTGTCAGGCCCCCAGTGAAGCCACCAACTCCTGTCAGTCCCCCAGTGATGCCACCCACTTATCCACCACTTCCTCCGGTTAGGTCCAAAGCAG ATTGCATCCCATTGTGTGACAAGAGGTGCATGTTGCATTCAAGGAAGAGGGTGTGCATGAGAGCTTGCATGACGTGCTGCGACCGCTGCCGCTGCGTTCCTCCGGGAACATTCGGCAACCAGGAAAGATGCGGCAAGTGCTACACCGATATGGTCACCCATGGCAACAGAACCAAATGCCCTTGA
- the LOC103417053 gene encoding uncharacterized protein isoform X1, with product MAEEGDAFYVVRKGNVIGIYKNFMDCQSQAGSSVCNPSVSVFKGHCLPKEAEEYLVSHGLKNASYTISASDVKDDDLFGKLVACPYQQPDSPAKDSPPKRSHEVAGATAFPISQTQRKHFKSDDQPEALENSSSCQPDSSIVKSDAKDSPPRGLQDMIGSTPFPTSQRKHFTPDNYIENLGISSFCQTCMLEFDGASKGNPGQSGAGAVLRAEDGSAVYRLREGVGIATNNVAEYRAVILGLKYALEKGYKHIRVKGDSKLVCMQVQGLWKTKNPNMVDLCEVAKELKDMFTSFEINHVLREYNSEADVQANQAINLRDGQVEVDWNGK from the exons ATGGCGGAAGAAGGTGATGCTTTTTATGTTGTTCGGAAGGGCAACGTCATTGGCATTTACAAAAACTTTATGGATTGCCAAAGCCAAGCCGGTTCTTCG gtaTGCAATCCTTCTGTAAGTGTGTTCAAAGGCCACTGTTTGCCTAAGGAGGCTGAGGAGTACCTCGTCTCGCACGGCCTTAAGAATGCTTCTTATACTATCAGTGCCAGTGATGTGAAAGATGACGATCTTTTTGGAAAGCTCGTTGCTTGTCCTTACCAG CAGCCAGATTCTCCTGCCAAGGACTCACCGCCAAAGAGATCGCATGAGGTGGCCGGCGCTACTGCATTCCCAATCTCTCAGACTCAGAGAAAGCATTTCAAATCTGATGATCAACCTGAAGCTCTTGAAAATTCATCCAGTTGT CAGCCAGATTCTTCTATAGTAAAATCAGATGCTAAGGACTCACCACCTAGGGGATTGCAGGACATGATTGGATCTACTCCATTCCCAACATCTCAGAGGAAGCATTTCACACCGGATAACTACATTGAAAATCTAggaatttcttctttttgt CAAACATGTATGCTTGAGTTTGATGGTGCTTCAAAAGGAAATCCTGGACAATCTGGTGCAGGAGCTGTGCTACGAGCTGAAGACGGAAGCGCT GTGTACCGCTTGCGTGAAGGGGTGGGAATTGCAACAAATAACGTTGCAGAATATCGAGCTGTAATTTTGGGATTGAAATATGCTCTTGAGAAGGGATATAAACACATTCGGGTTAAAGGAGACTCTAAACTTGTCTGCATGCAG GTCCAAGGTCTCTGGAAAACAAAAAATCCGAACATGGTTGACCTGTGTGAAGTGGCCAAGGAGCTGAAAGACATGTTTACGTCATTTGAGATCAATCATGTTCTTAGG GAATACAATTCTGAGGCTGACGTTCAAGCAAATCAAGCAATAAATCTTCGAG ATGGACAAGTTGAAGTGGATTGGAATGGGAAGTAG